The following are encoded together in the Scyliorhinus torazame isolate Kashiwa2021f chromosome 6, sScyTor2.1, whole genome shotgun sequence genome:
- the nell3 gene encoding uncharacterized protein nell3 isoform X2, whose product MLKSQQKTIGDLQQRLTEQQAMLINQQREILAQQRKMFEQMELVKVQYTMLFDTIKQTSLTNLQAEVQSQFESHLQGLQGQIQSQLQKTYAVHKVELDAKVIGVGDHLLECGLCQSDEYCDFQKIPPQCERCTMCPAGFFQVSECSATADRICQDKDECLELVNLCGDRIKCLNTPGGFRCLGVAERDIASGFCGRDYFFNKEIQECQACSLCDEGTVALQCSLHRDTICTQASENHLSGSWSTNTEVPSLKFEQSPIHLGLNLPLQGKLQSDLATNEDGRLVFRQHGLIWVDYNFAIRHNCRNFLQLSLRLNEEEEGCDLSSVRVEQPEGKYYQSSSVSGSAEVEPSHTLHLFMKSPNQFCNQSNDLSFYPLQNPFSFFWLSHDTGAVAMSAHMASSVHYQTNYRPVFKVISISDPYMITLFHDGRAVRFTEQGVVKFVYHQALYAMGHTCIREGFTLLSYINRNGTNEELMQVYKSGVNYRDTSISASGAAMVNGGDTISFQIHSPAQCSVRYFGDTSGLSVFSLIWIPSAVSSALLLAVSGSALPTGAVKNKFLSFQEVLPVAEQNQLALVTHGQFAHKYVLFHRNGVASLVLNIKLIHSCDIIKVTLNRLQSDDTQPSAVARQIGGQMPVGSQWTSVGLSASFAVWNGTMAAISLDCVRGRINQIAHGHETSLSIMWVSS is encoded by the exons ATGCTGAAGAGTCAGCAGAAGACGATTGGCGATTTGCAGCAGAGGCTCACAGAGCAACAAGCCATGTTGATAAATCAGCAAAGAGAAATTCTGGCGCAGCAGAGGAAGATGTTTGAGCAGATGGAGCTGGTGAAAGTCCAGTACACCATGCTGTTCGATACCATCAAGCAGACATCACTTACAAACCTGCAGGCTGAGGTTCAGAGCCAGTTTGAATCTCACCTTCAGGGCctgcagggtcagatacagagtcaaCTACAAAAGACGTACGCTGTGCATAAAGTGGAATTGGATGCAAAGGTGATTGGCGTTGGTGACCACCTGCTGGAGTGTGGTTTGTGCCAAAGTGATGAATATTGTGATTTCCAGAAGATCCCACCCCAATGCGAGAGGTGTACCATGTGCCCAGCTGGCTTTTTCCAGGTGTCTGAGTGCTCGGCTACTGCTGACCGAATATGTCAG GACAAAGATGAGTGCCTGGAATTGGTAAATCTTTGTGGCGATCGGATAAAATGTCTTAACACTCCAG GTGGATTCAGGTGCCTGGGCGTTGCTGAAAGAGACATTGCCTCAGGGTTTTGTGGGCGTGACTACTTCTTCAACAAGGAAATACAGGAATGCCAGGCCTGCTCATTGTGTGATGAAGGCACAGTGGCCCTCCAGTGTTCCCTACACAGAGATACCATCTGCACACAGGCATCCGAAAACCATCTGTCGGGATCATGGTCGACGAACACCGAAGTCCCATCACTAAAATTTGAACAGAGCCCAATTCATCTGGGCTTGAATCTCCCCTTACAGGGAAAGCTGCAGTCTGACCTGGCGACCAACGAAGATGGCAGGTTGGTCTTCAGACAGCATGGACTGATCTGGGTCGATTACAACTTTGCCATCAGACACAACTGTAGAAACTTTCTCCAGCTTTCATTGAGACTGaacgaggaggaggagggttgcGACCTCAGTAGTGTCCGTGTTGAACAACCCGAGGGGAAATACTACCAGAGCAGCAGTGTGAGTGGCTCAGCTGAGGTGGAACCCAGCCACACACTCCATCTCTTCATGAAAAGTCCCAATCAGTTCTGCAACCAAAGCAACGACCTCAGCTTCTACCCCCTCCAGAATCCATTCAGCTTCTTTTGGCTGTCGCATGACACAGGAGCAGTGGCCATGAGTGCACACATGGCAAGCTCGGTCCATTACCAGACCAACTATCGGCCTGTCTTCAAGGTCATTTCCATCTCTGATCCCTACATGATCACCTTGTTCCATGACGGCAGGGCTGTGCGATTCACAGAGCAGGGGGTCGTAAAGTTTGTGTATCACCAGGCACTATATGCAATGGGTCACACGTGCATTCGCGAAGGCTTCACGTTGCTTTCCTACATTAACAGGAATGGGACAAATGAAGAGTTAATGCAAGTTTATAAATCTGGTGTCAACTATCGGGATACCTCAATTTCTGCCTCCGGAGCTGCCATGGTGAATGGCGGAGACACGATCAGCTTTCAGATCCATTCTCCTGCACAATGCAGTGTGCGTTATTTTGGGGACACCTCTGGGCTCAGTGTTTTCAGCCTGATTTGGATCCCTTCGGCGGTTTCCTCGGCCCTTTTGCTCGCAGTTTCGGGATCAGCGTTACCAACAGGAGCTGTGAAGAATAAATTCCTCAGTTTCCAGGAAGTTTTGCCAGTGGCAGAACAGAACCAGTTAGCGCTGGTCACGCATGGACAGTTTGCACACAAATATGTCCTGTTCCACCGCAACGGGGTGGCCAGCCTTGTGTTGAACATCAAACTGATTCACTCTTGTGATATCATCAAAGTTACCCTGAACCGATTACAGAGTGATGACACCCAACCATCCGCTGTCGCCCGCCAAATTGGGGGTCAGATGCCCGTCGGCAGTCAATGGACAAGTGTCGGCCTAAGTGCCTCGTTTGCTGTTTGGAACGGCACAATGGCAGCCATCTCCCTGGACTGCGTGCGAGGGCggattaatcagattgcacacgggCACGAAACTAGCCTCTCGATTATGTGGGTTTCATCCTGA